A genome region from Triticum aestivum cultivar Chinese Spring chromosome 2B, IWGSC CS RefSeq v2.1, whole genome shotgun sequence includes the following:
- the LOC123045733 gene encoding uncharacterized protein, with amino-acid sequence MDAAELLLHKIRYQGDHADNTVVLVVPYACCGTLIGKGGTLIKSLAEATKAGITVSHHRVCYSFNDRLVKITALIPCGVAPPAFGVVLGLPVPDSWPRMFNGVPYCSLDNQHMNGLLINPLMYTRSLFNLEIVQICIMQTYFRLLHKEGARGSVPSNRGWVDSSRNSQMNHCCNL; translated from the exons ATGGACGCCGCCGAGCTCCTCCTCCACAAGATTCGCTACCAG GGCGACCATGCCGACAACACCGTGGTGCTGGTGGTGCCCTACGCCTGCTGCGGCACACTCATCGGCAAAGGAGGCACGCTCATCAA GTCGTTAGCTGAAGCGACAAAGGCTGGAATCACGGTCTCGCACCACCGAGTCTGCTACAGTTTCAATGACAGACTGGTTAAGATCACTGCTTTGATTCCTTGCGGCGTCGCGCCTCCCGCCTTTGGTGTTGTTCTGGGTCTGCCCGTGCCAGATTCGTGGCCTCGCATGTTTAATGGGGTGCCTTACTGTAGTCTAGATAATCAGCACATGAATGGACTGTTAATTAATCCGTTAATGTACACAAGGAGTTTGTTTAATCTAGAAATTGTACAAATCTGCATCATGCAAACTTACTTCAGGTTGTTACATAAGGAAGGAGCTCGGGGTTCAGTTCCAAGCAATAGGGGTTGGGTTGATTCCTCTAGAAATAGTCAGATGAATCATTGCTGTAATTTGTAA